The Flammeovirga agarivorans genome has a window encoding:
- a CDS encoding UDP binding domain-containing protein, translated as LEYLNTHSSEEIRERVKVVNDPYEAAQDAHAIAILTEWDEFKTYDWEKIHSTVLKPGNIFDGRNILDKEALKEIGFNVYNIGK; from the coding sequence TTGGAATACTTGAATACACACTCTTCAGAAGAAATCAGAGAAAGAGTTAAAGTAGTCAATGATCCATACGAGGCAGCTCAAGATGCACATGCTATTGCTATCTTAACAGAATGGGATGAATTTAAAACTTATGATTGGGAAAAAATCCATTCTACAGTATTAAAGCCAGGAAATATTTTTGATGGTAGAAATATCTTAGATAAAGAAGCATTAAAAGAGATTGGATTCAATGTTTATAACAT